A window of Aricia agestis chromosome 3, ilAriAges1.1, whole genome shotgun sequence contains these coding sequences:
- the LOC121740210 gene encoding uncharacterized protein LOC121740210 produces the protein MDSRGRFMVKMCRKEDNLPKGENKPVKQQDQSTVSPEKHNIITCQKSPSDINNHVWNDINFNVDNITIEKNHNKILPGVLSLPENDEFKIITCESAPASIMPSENNTNNIKPPQSAPMPVNVSPMSLCSSKINLSEDDNIILFNYKSVRGSSPISGVETMPPSTDEELFSDSGSSWIPDSEEENKIEKKRRSSMNINIAEAKKKKRVKRFEGIYISSSDSEDERGKITTRTIIKTPLGQVSPVSPDRRINVTIAETTDTEIETENKKKEIYRWKKKNQSNWKRNKELEKKRKCLPYKSKTGKLCAAKMPKNPKCSNNCRQKCTEKFTQNEREEICKSYWSIQDYKLQKEFLLRRINIKPVQTARKSVPIDKQRSTSREYGFYKNKNVFERVCKNFFMSTLCISTGPIETAVKHVDNNGAFTKMDNRGKQPPINKTPEEQIEEVKNHIESFPVMDSHYCRKKSAKKYLEPTLSISKMYDLYVEKMKKNNKTPVKFNIYKRVFGTQYNLAFYHPKKDQCSTCNNYNKDKTNTNILNEYTQHIERKEASYRSKELDKKRSEEDGSYLCVTMDLQSLLQIPSTADSLMYYSRKLNLYNLSIYQFKPPQNDAHCMIWTEINGKRGSVEIASAIYLWIKNLPEAVTHVTIYSDTCSGQNRNQYIAAFLLYLVHTHETIKVLEQKYLESGHSYMEVDSMHSAIEKEKKYTDTYSITDWKGIMQRARSKRQNKNVTPYKVTELSYQDMIDVKSLCSKIIKNKSISENGEKVCWLKIKCLRFEKDLPGYIKYRYNYDGPYNLLNAICKPGRSTRRTQNSEMPTISAEDLPRAYQQYLPITKQKKKDLLQLCKKNIIPKELHGWYEGLPCLSEGQGTPTCCSDLSEVDD, from the exons ATGGATTCGCGGGGTAGATTTATGGTGAAAATGTGCCGAAAGGAAGATAATTTACCTAAG ggTGAAAATAAGCCAGTAAAACAACAAGACCAAAGTACAGTCAGCccagaaaaacataatattataacatgccAGAAATCACCATCCGATATTAACAATCATGTTTGGAACGACATAAATTTCAATGTTGATAATAttacaatagaaaaaaatcataataaaatccTTCCAGGTGTTCTTAGTCTACCTGAAAATGacgaatttaaaattattacatgtgAATCGGCCCCAGCATCAATAATGCCTAGCGAAAATAATACTAATAACATTAAACCACCCCAATCAGCACCTATGCCCGTAAATGTTAGTCCCATGTCTTTGTGTAgcagtaaaattaatttaagtgaagatgacaacataatattattcaactaTAAAAGTGTCAGAGGGTCAAGTCCCATTTCGGGTGTCGAAACCATGCCACCTTCAACAGATGAAGAACTTTTTTCTGATTCTGGATCGTCGTGGATTCCGGACTcagaagaagaaaataaaatagaaaagaaaCGTAGGTCTTCAATGAATATCAATATTGCAGAAGCTAAGAAGAAAAAAAGAGTTAAGAGATTTGAAGGTATATATATTTCCTCGAGTGATTCTGAAGATGAAAGAGGTAAAATTACAACTCGCACTATTATTAAAACTCCTTTAGGCCAAGTCTCACCAGTTAGCCCCGACAGAAGAATCAATGTCACAATTGCAGAAACAACAGATACAGAAATAGAAacagaaaataagaaaaaagaaatatacagatggaagaaaaaaaatcaatcaaatTGGAAAAGAAACAAAGAGTTGGAGAAGAAACGAAAATGTTTGCCATATAAGAGTAAAACTGGAAAGCTTTGTGCAGCTAAAATGCCTAAAAATCCTAAATGCAGTAATAATTGCCGTCAAAAATGCACAGAAAAGTTTACACAAAACGAGCGTGAAGAAATTTGCAAATCCTACTGGTCTATACAAGATTATAAGCTACAAAAAGAGTTTTTGCTTAGGCGCATCAACATCAAACCGGTGCAGACTGCTAGAAAATCTGTACCGATCGACAAACAAAGAAGTACCAGCAGAGAATatggtttttataaaaataagaatgtGTTTGAACGAGTGTGTAAGAACTTTTTTATGTCTACTCTGTGTATTTCTACTGGTCCTATCGAAACTGCAGTAAAACATGTGGATAATAATGGTGCATTCACAAAAATGGATAACCGTGGCAAACAACCACCTATAAACAAAACTCCTGAAGAACAGATAGAagaagtaaaaaatcatattgaaagttttcctgtaatGGATTCCCATTACTGTAGAAAAAAATCTGCCAAGAAATATTTAGAGCCTACCTTGTcaatatcaaaaatgtatgatttgTATGTGGAGAAAATGAAAAAGAACAATAAAACACCTGTTAAATTTAACATTTATAAGAGAGTATTTGGCACACAATACAATTTAGCATTTTATCATCCCAAGAAAGACCAATGTAGCACGTGtaacaattataataaagataaaACTAATACAAATATACTTAATGAATATACTCAGCATATAGAGCGAAAAGAGGCGTCTTATAGATCTAAAGAGCTGGATAAAAAGAGGTCAGAAGAAGATGGTTCATATTTGTGTGTCACCATGGACTTGCAAAGTCTACTGCAGATTCCATCGACTGCAGATAGTTTAATGTATTATtccagaaaattaaatttatataatttatctaTTTATCAGTTTAAGCCCCCACAGAATGACGCTCACTGTATGATCTGGACAGAAATAAACGGAAAAAGAGGCAGTGTGGAAATAGCATCtgctatttatttatggattaaGAATCTACCCGAGGCTGTTACGCACGTCACGATTTATTCAGACACATGCTCGGGGCAAAACCGGAACCAGTACATAGCAGCATTTTTATTGTACTTAGTACACACGCATGAGACAATAAAAGTGTTAGAACAAAAGTATCTCGAAAGTGGTCACAGCTATATGGAAGTAGATTCGATGCATAGCGCtatagaaaaagaaaaaaagtacACAGACACTTATTCTATTACAGATTGGAAAGGAATTATGCAGCGGGCAAGATcaaaaagacaaaataaaaatgtgactCCGTATAAAGTAACTGAATTGTCGTATCAAGACATGATTGATGTAAAATCACTTTgttcaaaaataattaaaaacaaatctATATCGGAAAACGGGGAGAAGGTGtgttggttaaaaattaaatgtctCAGATTTGAAAAGGATTTACCTGGTTATATTAAATACAGATACAATTATGATGGAccctataatttattaaatgctATTTGTAAACCAGGAAGATCGACTAGAAGAACTCAAAACTCTGAAATGCCAACCATAAGCGCTGAAGATCTTCCCCGGGCATATCAACAATATCTTCCTATAACCAAACAAAAGAAGAAAGACCTTTTACAGCTTTGTAAGAA